Proteins from one Candidatus Desulfovibrio trichonymphae genomic window:
- a CDS encoding UDP-N-acetylmuramoyl-tripeptide--D-alanyl-D-alanine ligase: MRLNYNEIAGRLSLKLLPDDKMLTSVATDSREVVPGALFVCLPGGRVDGHNFAARAEDMGAGAILASRALPDARVPVLYVADTVKALGQIAACWREATKARVVGITGTAGKTTLKEILAQVLAVRGKTACNTMNHNNQIGMPCSMLAADGDEDFWVMEAGISREGDMEELASMLRPDLGLILNTGAGHTEGLAKKGVASHKAQLLQYIAPGGFGLVSADYPDLVHEAGATGALLRFFSAEGNPAEYLACYNGPEPASDGDGRIPRGRYRLCLDGVWCDIVAPFCGNFGAENSIAAAAAAHLLGLSTEEIAEGFARAQLPAQRFYIKRLGRWDIIDDTYNANPLSMRRMLDAAAELAQHKDFVPVLGAMLELGDIAANEHEKLGRYLAALNPAAVLWKGAYAERVHAGLREGGYNGPWFVVREREDFLPVFAELRRVQRLARDHDGLVLFKGSRGNRLEELCADLCGQLAGGKASMGAQAWEHKHVL; the protein is encoded by the coding sequence TTGCGGTTAAATTATAATGAAATAGCCGGGCGTCTGTCGCTCAAGCTCCTGCCGGACGACAAGATGTTGACGTCTGTCGCCACAGACAGTAGGGAGGTTGTCCCCGGGGCTCTTTTTGTCTGTCTGCCCGGAGGTCGCGTTGACGGACATAATTTTGCGGCCCGTGCGGAAGATATGGGCGCGGGAGCTATTCTGGCCTCGCGCGCGCTTCCGGACGCGCGTGTCCCTGTCTTGTATGTTGCCGACACGGTAAAGGCCCTAGGGCAAATTGCCGCTTGCTGGCGTGAGGCCACAAAAGCCAGGGTAGTGGGTATTACCGGCACGGCAGGCAAGACGACGCTCAAAGAAATTTTGGCTCAAGTGCTGGCAGTGCGGGGAAAGACAGCGTGCAACACCATGAATCACAATAATCAGATAGGCATGCCTTGCTCCATGCTGGCCGCGGACGGGGACGAAGATTTTTGGGTTATGGAGGCGGGAATCAGCAGAGAAGGAGATATGGAGGAGCTTGCTTCTATGCTGCGTCCGGATCTGGGGCTGATTCTCAACACGGGCGCAGGGCATACGGAAGGGCTTGCCAAAAAAGGCGTTGCCTCACACAAGGCGCAATTGCTTCAGTATATTGCACCGGGTGGCTTTGGGCTTGTCAGCGCGGATTATCCCGATCTTGTGCATGAAGCCGGCGCCACAGGAGCCCTGTTGCGATTTTTCAGTGCGGAAGGCAACCCCGCTGAATATCTGGCCTGTTACAATGGGCCGGAGCCCGCATCAGACGGCGATGGCCGTATTCCGCGTGGGCGTTATCGCCTTTGTCTGGACGGCGTATGGTGCGATATCGTTGCCCCGTTTTGCGGAAATTTCGGCGCGGAAAACAGCATTGCCGCAGCCGCAGCCGCGCATTTGCTCGGCCTGTCCACCGAGGAAATAGCGGAGGGTTTTGCGCGGGCGCAATTGCCTGCGCAGCGGTTTTATATAAAACGTCTCGGGCGATGGGATATAATTGATGACACCTATAACGCAAATCCTCTGTCTATGCGGCGTATGCTGGACGCCGCCGCCGAACTGGCCCAACATAAGGATTTTGTGCCAGTTCTTGGTGCAATGCTGGAACTCGGAGATATAGCGGCAAACGAACACGAGAAACTGGGGCGTTATCTGGCGGCGCTTAACCCTGCCGCGGTTCTTTGGAAAGGTGCTTACGCTGAACGCGTGCATGCGGGATTGAGGGAAGGCGGTTACAATGGTCCCTGGTTTGTCGTCAGGGAGCGTGAAGATTTTCTGCCGGTCTTTGCCGAGCTGCGGCGTGTACAGCGTCTTGCCCGTGATCACGACGGACTTGTTCTTTTTAAGGGGTCACGCGGCAACAGACTGGAAGAACTGTGCGCGGACCTGTGCGGGCAACTCGCCGGCGGGAAGGCGTCTATGGGGGCACAGGCCTGGGAACACAAGCATGTTTTATAA